The genomic stretch TACGTATGTTGAAATATGTCTGCTGAAATTGCACCTATATTTTCTGgtattgtgttttgtgaagCATCTTGTAACTCGTAAGGCACTGTAGAAATAAAGTtactttaaagttaaagttactTACTAACTTACTTTGTCAGGCATTAATAAACAGACACTCCCACCTATGTTATACATAAACAGTTTTTCAACAGAAACGTTATTCGGGGCTCAGGATGTAGAGTGGGTCATTCATTAAACACAGGGACGGGGGTTTGATCCCCAGTTCCTCCTGTCTACATATCAAATGTCCTTGCAGagggtgtgtgaatgtgtgtgagtgggtaTGAATGAGGGGCAATGCAAAGCGCTTTGTCCTGCTTAAATGCTTTAAGTAAAGTCCATTTactgtattataatatatatcaatattaaaaTTACATACATGGTGATAAAGGATTATATCACCAATCTTTAGTGTCCATGTTATCATAATttaggaacatgtcacccagtgcaacattGATCTGTTTTCAGTAGTTTTTGggcaacaatggagctctatggcacagaggaataagctatcGGGCTTTGGCTATACAGACGACACTTATTAGAGCGATGACTTCACTGTGTCTTTTGGATTTCtcatgtgatttgttgacaataagataaattataaaatattgccaaccttatcatttaaaaaaatatttggtgtGGTCTAGTAATTTATTGTACAGTAGGACTGGTGAATATTTACTTGGCCAATGAGACAAACTGTACTGTTGTGAAGGACTCTCTGTTTGCATCGGAAGTGAGGGTACTGTAGTGAATAAGTACAAAGTTGTTCATctgaaatagttttaaaaaatacacaccCGAATAAATCAGCTAAATTTAGTTCActtcatttttaatgtgtacAAATCTACCAACCATATAATAAAAGATTTCTTTACGGTATGAAAAGGCTAGTTTTGTTATTCTGCTCACTCCACAGACTGACAAAGTGTTTCCATTTAAAATACATCTATATTGGTGTCATTTCCTGGAAGTTTAGCCTATAATTAATTAGAGTCTGATCTTACCTGTGCTGCTTCTGTTGTCCTCTCGAACGCTCAGCTTTACTTTATCACTTTCTTTAGGGAGATTCATGTCCATAAACAAACTGGCCCAGTAAATATCACTGTGATTTCGTTTTAGAtttgaaatattgcaaaatacAGAAACTTTTCCACGGTAAACATCATACTCATGACTTTCTGAGCAATAACTGTCTGGTCGACACTCAGCAATCTTGTGTGGGCCTGATCTGTAAACTGCAATATGACTGTTTTTTGTGATAGTGGCGTTTAATATGAATTCGAGGGTGATGTTGTTGCCGAGGATTCCCGTGACCTCTTTGCTGTGACCTGTGTAGAGACACAACAATAGATGTGTATGAGTGAGAAGATGcaatgattattttgttttacaaaggcAAAATGCATTATTCTACAATAGAGTTGTATATTCTGTAAGAAAACAGCATGTAAAATCTGCAGCAACAAAACTGCTCTCTTGCAGTGAAATCAATGCTTTCTGAATTTGTATTTCTGCCCAGTCAAAGTGCTGGACTCTGGTTTGCTCATCTTTGAGCTCCAAAACCCTTCATCACACTTAGTGCACTCTCTGCCACAGAGAAACTAGACGGCTGAAGCAAGAATGCTGTTGTTGAAAGTGAAAACTGGCTGGTGAGCTAGCCTCTACTAGCTTTAGCTGAAGCTAAAACGTATTGGTATTTCCCAATCTGTTATCCATAactgaaaaatacacattttcaggAACACCGTGAAACTAAATAAGGAAGTAAGTAAATTCAGTAGTAAGGAGATTAAAACCCATGTTAAACTCCTGTTAAGTTGAATTCATGTGATTTGGTGTAATTAAACTACCTTtaaatcacacattttaatgtatgtaatgtaatgtaagttATTTGATGTACAGACACTTAGCAAATTAAGAAAGCTAAAAGAATGTGAAGAGGTTCCAaagttatttttgtgtattatgAAGGCTCTGTGGCAATTTTTTAGTCATAATAATCACCCTAAAAGCCTGAAATTAAGGCTTTACAACAtttcttttacatattttgcCATCCAGCCAGAAAACCTTAAACTCTTTATTCTAAACTTTTTTTCACTCTCCCTTGCAAGGACATACGTCATGGCAGCTACACTATATTTGTTAGTATACAAAACAAACTCCTGACCCTGATTAAAACATTTAGGATATGTTCTGTTTCTAATGACAACTGTCACTTAGGCTGTGTTACCTAAAGTACCAATCACACTAACCATGTCAGGTCTGTCTTTACAGCATTCAAATTATATACCAGAATTAGTTTTACTTAAAAAGGAAGAATTTAAGGACATAAGTGAACTGTGTTGTCATCTGGTGTTGGTGTTTCAAACATTTAGAAAAAGGTAAATGTATTTGATTAATCCGTATTTCACACACAATGTCTCAGTGAGCTTTACTGGAgatattttataacatttcaCAAGATTACAAAGCTTTTTTAAGGCCAAGCTCTTACGCAAGCATCCAGTAGTTCTATGAGAAAGATGTCAGGCTGCAAATTAGtgtatttgatatttattaagCACATTGTCCACATTATAATGTCCCTTTGTGGTGACAAAACATCAGCAGACAAGTCAAACTGAGGACACAACACCTGGTTATATGGGGAAAAACTTTGGTACACTAACACTCAGGAAATTCAGGACATTCAGGTCTTAATTGATCCGAGTGGGGAAACTGAGGTATCATTAGCAGCATAATATTATATGTTTATAAAGCAGATAGACATTTTCGGCCTAACAAACATTCTAAAAGTCTAAAATAAGCAGTAAAAATGAACCTCTAACGGCTGAAAACCCACAAACCCTTTCAGATATCAGTATAAGacatcagaaaccaaaaggagACTGCTTACCGTTGAATACCATGTGAGCTGTGACGATCAAAACTATCCCGAGAGGCTTTGTGACAATGTTGTCAACCATGATAGATCAAATCTGTTACTCGCACACCTGGCGAGATGGCCCTTGAGTCTTTCTGAGATGACTGATTTTTATGAGCTGCCTTGTTGTGTGGAATCTTTTGGCCCTTATGTTTCTAGTTGAGCTGCAGTCTGACATGAGGAAACTGTAGACAGGAACTTGCACGAATACCGATTTATCTGCCTACAGCATCACAAGCACCTCCTGTAACGGAAGACTTCAAAGAGGTTCATGGACATGTGGTGCAGACTGTGATGAAGTAAGCAGAAGAGGTTGTCACTCACATGATGTGTGTAAATTCAGGAGGGGAAAATAGTTTCCTTTATATTCTGAGGCAAAATGTGCACAAATTTTacaaacacaagtaaaactTGGCATGCGATGGATTTAATATGGAATTTCATTTGATATAAAGTAAACCCTCATTTTGCCTAAAATGCAAGTTGTGAAGTAAGAGTTTAAGCTGTTCTTTGGTTTACCCATACAGTCAGTGGTTCTACCTTGTTTTTCTTAAAGGTTTGTTTCATCTGAATTACAAAGAAACCCATATTTTCCACCAGTGCCTAGAGATATAAATAGTTTCAGTTTTGTCTGCTGCGGTTTAAAGATGTCAATCTTTGAGATTTTGGTGCCACCCCGGTATAAAGTGGGTAAAAAGAACTTTATTATTGCTGCTTTAAGTCAagtcagatttttcttttttgtcattcGGAAAGGAAATTTACCCTGTCAGGCTTGCACACACTACACAAAGACTATACAACAATAcactaaaaaaacattaaagagcaaaaatgacatttgagaACTGGATAATCTGCAGATGTCACTCTGGACACTGCACATTGGCACTAACCAAAGAAATGGTCCTCATAAAAGCTGTTGATAGCGAGCTTTAATTCAAGTTTGACTTCACTTGCCCCCATTGATTCTCATTGGCTGTCTGATGTAAAGCAGAATGAAAGATgatattctgtcatttttactATCAGAATAAACATTAATGTATCaataatgatgtattattttaattagcAAGACTATTGCCAAGATAACAGGAAAATATGCTGAACTGCTTtccaggataaaaaaaaaaaggccactATTTACCCGGCTCTGAAAGTTTAAGCATGTTTCTGCAGGTTTTTCGTCTCAGTTTATTATATTACTCTATATTGTTTGCCAGAGGACACTGTTCAATGCAACTTAAAGTAAATGCAGTCCCTTAccttcaaatgtttgtttgcagatagtgaggaggagaaaaatgtagagaaaacataaaaaacctgCAGATTAGTCCCCCCCAAAAGGAACGGTATGTgtttgatacaaaaaaaaaaacataatctacACATATTTAGAACACTGATATTCTTAAAATTGCTATGCTGTTGCTTATATCTATCAAAATCTGTtactcacacactaacacatatacacagacacacagtaacacTTAAACCACAGCGTAGGAAGTTGGGGGCTTTGAAGTCACAATTGACTTAAAGTCACTGTATAGGGGTATTTTGTTGGTTGGATACTTGGTTTCAGTGGTTGATGGAGGTGGTCATTTCCTTTCTGCTCCTGCTTTCAATCATCTCACAACATCAGCACTGCAAACTCACATGTTGGACGACTTCAGCGTACAGTGTTTTGAGATGAAACCCACAGCTTTGCCATCTTAACAGCTTAACAGCCATCTACCTTGacagcaacaataacaacaaagacaataatagaaatatgactaataataatagtggtTACAGTGGGAAAACATGACTGATGGAGTGTagt from Thunnus albacares chromosome 9, fThuAlb1.1, whole genome shotgun sequence encodes the following:
- the LOC122989684 gene encoding uncharacterized protein LOC122989684 isoform X2, whose translation is MVDNIVTKPLGIVLIVTAHMVFNGHSKEVTGILGNNITLEFILNATITKNSHIAVYRSGPHKIAECRPDSYCSESHEYDVYRGKVSVFCNISNLKRNHSDIYWASLFMDMNLPKESDKVKLSVREDNRSSTDSPMPTYSTIPEHRGTSNLFVFYIVTVLVVLCVVLLAAVLSWLIWCLVRTKDKQQTTATTTELLSHSTGNSSGVQYCTCTLGGLQHPGLSQKTSSSFRDESK
- the LOC122989684 gene encoding uncharacterized protein LOC122989684 isoform X1, with protein sequence MVDNIVTKPLGIVLIVTAHMVFNGHSKEVTGILGNNITLEFILNATITKNSHIAVYRSGPHKIAECRPDSYCSESHEYDVYRGKVSVFCNISNLKRNHSDIYWASLFMDMNLPKESDKVKLSVREDNRSSTDSPMPTYSTIPEHRGTSNLFVFYIVTVLVVLCVVLLAAVLSWLIWCLVRTKDKQQQQRQSSYPTVQETVQASNIVPAPSVVYSILDFPKRPPAVLEMNPNDTEYAAVSYLPEQKRV